Genomic DNA from Prunus persica cultivar Lovell chromosome G1, Prunus_persica_NCBIv2, whole genome shotgun sequence:
atgggttttaattttgaggGTATTTGAGTCTATTTAGGTGAGTTTTTTGCAAAAATTGAGGTAAATtttgactattttttttatttatttataaaaactccTCATGTCGTGATCTCCTTGAACAGCCAAGCAGGGTTAGCAACAAAACAATCTCGCTTTCCCTTTCCCGAAGTCAAAATTTGCATCAGCAGGTCATGATATGCCAATGAAAGGCTTTGTAGATGACCTTGATTCTTCTTTGGCTCGACATGGAAACATGGATTCAGATCTCTCCATCATCTCACTTGATCCTCTGattcaatttaattgtaaATCCTCCCATATGATTTCAGGTTGTTTCATGGATGGTGATTTGGTTTCATTAGATCTACAACTATTTAGTTTTTATGTTACCCACATATATCAGTCACATAAGGTTTGAAGATTATGGTTTTTCGtttgatttttggtttttatttttatttttgaattagaGTTTGACACTGTTAGATTGGAGTTGAGGAAAAATGACGTCTCAAGGAGAGAGCAATTGGGTTACAAGTGAAGAGAGGTAAATCCGGAAATATGTTATTAAAGTATTATTTATCTTTCATAATAATGTtatcagaaaaacaaaaaataaagagttaaTTATGATTATACTTATGGACATGTGTCAAGTATTGAaaaggatgatgaagatagaCACTAAGTTAAAGTAGTGCGCAAAAATATTAtccttaataatatagacaaACATACACAAAATGTGTGATGTGTGATGTATGatgttattattaattaaattggatCGAATCTTAAACACCCTATTTTGTTTGCCTAATCCCGGTTTCGTGGACATTAAGTTACTCTCTGGTTGAAATGATAAAAAGACAGCAAATTTTAGTAGGGCAACCTAGAATCTTTATGGACCCCTTGCCCAAATTATAGAGGGGGCAATGACTTTTGTGGGTCAGATAGCAGCTAGGAATCCATTGTGTTATGTTTGGCTTCATATGAGAGTGTGTCATAGGACAATCATTAATAATTTGATCCATCTTACATGTGCCCAACTAtttatggcatgtttacttacCACATGAATGGAGGAAGTCATGAATTGGGAAGTTTAGGAACTGATATCAGATTAACTACTCTTTTAGTTGATTACTAATTTTAATGTGGTTACCACATAATTTTTAGCTGAGTGAAAAATGTTTAGTTTCAAAAAAACAAGtcagaaattgaaatcattCTAATACCCATGTGTTAGTAAACACAAGAAAAGATAGAATTGGAATCATTCGAATACTATTTCAGATAAGTAGTCATTTCAGTGGGTTGATGTGAAATTTGAATGATCCAAAAGGTTATGAGACAATGTTTTGAAGGGGCGGGTACCAAATGGGGGTACTAATCAAAGATCATATGTGGTGTCATTTCAAATCAACACTAAAATGTGAGAAGCGGGTTTTGTAAAATTGGGTGGAATGGCCCCTACAAATTACAATGCCATTCTTCCTGCCATGAACAAGAGACCACCAGATTGAGGTTTATATGGTATGAGAGACAGATAGGCATGTCCATAGTGCACTATGAGTTAGGTTTATATGGTAGCAGCTGGTATGCATCACCTCTATTTTGCTGGTATATTCTGGTCGGTAAACAGATTGGCAAGTGCATATTTTAAGGTTCTATTTCTGATGTTTAAACTTGAGACTTGAAACTCGTGACTTTGATGTAATGTGGAGAAAGTGGATCAATAAAACATGGAATGGGACATAAACAGCGCTGGTACACTATGAGTTAGGTTTAACCTAGTGCGAGATATGGCGGAGTTACGATTTTTAGATTGCAGGggccaaaatttaaaatttaactgTAAATGACTTTATcatcttaaatggagtggagCGGCCAACATTAGCTTAGTTGTGAAATTtacttataatattttttttcccgaagtGTTAGAGGGGATTGTAAAATGGCTGGCCTGCTTTTAGCTCCGTCCCTGTATATTAACCCTCACTTATAAACAGGCTTTGTGTAGTTCcggttttatgttttttttttggtacttacAAATTGTGATTATGTATATGGATTGATTGGGATGATTGTTTGAATCAAGTATTTGGAGGTTTTACATTTGGTTTGCTACATTTATCCAACTGTTAGATAACTGGTTTGAATTGAATCCTAGAGCTTCAtgcatttattttgaatataaaaTGGAACTCAAATTTACAGCAGTTTAGGTCTTGCATTACAAATAGTTCTAGCCAAGCTATAAGATGATGTTTTTGTTGGTGTGGTTAGAGCTTGAGCTTTGCCCAAGCTCATGTTCAAGTGAATAGTACACTCCCGAGAGCAAATGTATCAGTACCCTCCCCCATCACTGTTGTCATTgccatttctttctctttaattCTCTCAAGCTCAACCACAACCATCTCCATCTTGGGCCTTCTTCTTCCTGGAAAACTCATGCATTGCAGTGTCAGCCTGATCAAGTCCCTCATTCCCTCTCCAGTGAAGCTTCCTGCTAGCCGCCTGTCCACCAGAGTATTTGAACTCAGCCGTGATTCCACCTTCACACAGTCAGAAAAATCGATAGAGAAGACGAAGAATTGATAGCCTCTAACTAGCGCAAAATTATATGACCAAAGGGAGATTCGATCACACCGGTGAGTCTTGTGTTAGCCCCTACTCGTACAAGAGATGTGATCAGTAATGTAGTCGGTAAATGGGGCACAAGTACTTCTTTTTATTGAtgacttttacttaaagttcTTCTTAAACTACCTAGTAATTAATATCCACAATGCATCTTTTAGCAAGGcattgaaagagaaaataatattttggtCATACCCATTGAAACAAGCTTTCATTTGATCCCAAGGAGCCAATGTCCAAAGCCTCCTGTCCAGTTAGAagctccaaaagaaaaaccccgAAGCTGTGCACATCACTCATTTCAGAGGCAACCCCAGATGCTCCAACCCTATAATTCATTGGTATACATGCATGTATTAATAGCTGAATATTATGAAATCTTATGTTTTACCataaaacatttaaaacaGAGTTCATGCAGAAGACATTGAATTACTCTGGATCTTGGAAAATATTGACACTAGACGTGCGAGAAGGACCTGCTTCTTCAATCTTTTCAAGTAGTTTTGCAATCCCTGCATCTGCAACGTGGGCAATGAAGTCCTCATCAACCAAGACATTGGCTGTTTTGAAGTTTTTGTGTACCATGGGAGGTTTTAGGCCATGCAAGTGGCACAACCCTGCAAAGTTAGAGACACAAATTTAATCTTTCAATATGATCCTTAATTTCTCACTTGTTATCAAGTTTCTCTTGGATCTACCTTTTGCAGCCCCTACAGCTATGGATAGCCTTTGCTTAAACTCAAGTTTAGTTGATGACTCTAGTCTAGTATCTGCCACCAAATGAATAGCATATGTAACATGCATATAAAACCAGTATTATATACTGCCAGTAAAAGGAGGTATACCATTACCATATAGGTGATTGCACACGCTGCCGTTTGGTATATATTCAAATACCAATACTTGAAATCCACTTTCCTGGCAGTAACCCAGTATTGTAACTAAATTTCGATGATGAATCTCCGACAAATACGTTACCTGTTGCCACATAATTTGTTACTTCCTCAAGAACTTTTATAAGATTAAGCTCATAAAAAGTTCTTTGGTTATGATCCTTAACCCCATCTTCATTTTAGGCATAGCAAAAACGGTTCATTAGGTAACTGTACATGTAAGAGCTACAATATGTAATGCATACAAATGCtgaacatttttgttttttcaatcaGTTAACTACGAGCTATGTGTCCCACTTAGCTATACCTCTGAGACAAATTCTTGTCTAGGAGCACCAGGACGCCTTTTGATAGCCACAACCGTCCCATCACGGAGCAAGCCTTTATAAACCAGGCCAAAGCTTCCATATCCCAGGAGGCTGCTTTCATCAAAATGCTTGGTAGCTTGGTCTAGCTCCTCCAATGTGAAGAGCCTTGCTCCCTGCCGTACCCCGGAACTGGGTCCACCCCTACTCCATTCCACTGACAATGTTGGGGAGGAAGGTGAGTGATTAACAACACTACAGGCATTTAGCCAATGTGGCATTAAATAGCAGCTCGTGTAATTAAAACTCTCCAAGTTCATCAGCATGAAAAAGAACTAATCTTTACCTATTGCAGATGGATCTGAGGAACCTGTCTCTGAATTCTTGTTTGAAAGATTCTTGCAATGTATCTTGTAGAACCACACGACTCCGATGACTATTGCCACCAAGGCAAGTGCCCCAGCAGCACCTCCAACTATAGCAGCAGATGGCTTTGACATGTGGTTACAGCCTTTGCTTCTCCAGCAACAAACTTAAACATTGAACCTGTGATGCATGAGAACCAAGAGACTGGTCAGTTGAAGAAGCATTTTAGCAAAGTTGGAATTAACTATTCATATCTGTGGGAACACAACTTAAGAGGCTCCAAGACTAGTAGCCTTTGCCACCAGTAAAtggaaattgaagatcaagaGGTACTCTTGGTTGAGATATATTGCCTCTTGTTTTGAACTGGCATTTGAGCACTTTCTAGTGGGGTTTTGGTGCAGACAAGTGCTCAGAAATGTTAACTGGCTGATCTCAAGTATCTACTTAGGAAACGAGAACTTCTGTAAGCATTAATGCTGCTAAAATCTAAACAAAAGATCAGAAAGACAACTCATTTGCTTTTCACTGTACCCCACTTTGCTGCTGTTAAGTATTCAGCATCTCATCAAAAATGGCATTGGAGAAGCCCCATCACTGAAGAACACCTTGTCCTTTCAAACCCTCCCCATCCCCACCCCCTTTCTCTATTTAATTTGATGAGGTAAGGGGGTGATTT
This window encodes:
- the LOC18791971 gene encoding proline-rich receptor-like protein kinase PERK3 isoform X1 produces the protein MSKPSAAIVGGAAGALALVAIVIGVVWFYKIHCKNLSNKNSETGSSDPSAIVEWSRGGPSSGVRQGARLFTLEELDQATKHFDESSLLGYGSFGLVYKGLLRDGTVVAIKRRPGAPRQEFVSEVTYLSEIHHRNLVTILGYCQESGFQVLVFEYIPNGSVCNHLYDTRLESSTKLEFKQRLSIAVGAAKGLCHLHGLKPPMVHKNFKTANVLVDEDFIAHVADAGIAKLLEKIEEAGPSRTSSVNIFQDPEVGASGVASEMSDVHSFGVFLLELLTGQEALDIGSLGSNESLFQWVESRLSSNTLVDRRLAGSFTGEGMRDLIRLTLQCMSFPGRRRPKMEMVVVELERIKEKEMAMTTVMGEGTDTFALGSVLFT
- the LOC18791971 gene encoding probable serine/threonine-protein kinase PBL21 isoform X2, with amino-acid sequence MSKPSAAIVGGAAGALALVAIVIGVVWFYKIHCKNLSNKNSETGSSDPSAIVEWSRGGPSSGVRQGARLFTLEELDQATKHFDESSLLGYGSFGLVYKGLLRDGTVVAIKRRPGAPRQEFVSEVTYLSEIHHRNLVTILGYCQESGFQVLVFEYIPNGSVCNHLYDTRLESSTKLEFKQRLSIAVGAAKGLCHLHGLKPPMVHKNFKTANVLVDEDFIAHVADAGIAKLLEKIEEAGPSRTSSVNIFQDPEVGASGVASEMSDVHSFGVFLLELLTGQEALDIGSLGSNESLFQWAASRKLHWRGNEGLDQADTAMHEFSRKKKAQDGDGCG
- the LOC18791971 gene encoding probable serine/threonine-protein kinase PBL21 isoform X3, whose amino-acid sequence is MSKPSAAIVGGAAGALALVAIVIGVVWFYKIHCKNLSNKNSETGSSDPSAIVEWSRGGPSSGVRQGARLFTLEELDQATKHFDESSLLGYGSFGLVYKGLLRDGTVVAIKRRPGAPRQEFVSEVTYLSEIHHRNLVTILGYCQESGFQVLVFEYIPNGSVCNHLYDTRLESSTKLEFKQRLSIAVGAAKGLCHLHGLKPPMVHKNFKTANVLVDEDFIAHVADAGIAKLLEKIEEAGPSRTSSVNIFQDPEVGASGVASEMSDVHSFGVFLLELLTGQEALDIGSLGSNESLFQWGLTQDSPV